From one Planktothrix agardhii NIES-204 genomic stretch:
- a CDS encoding cytochrome D ubiquinol oxidase chain I yields MEFLSDTVVLSRIQFALTAIFHMLWPVITTGMAIYLVIVEGLWLKTRNRDYYYHARFWSKLYVLNFGIGVASGLPMEFQFGTNWAPFSEAVGDFFGSILGFEGSMAFMLEAGFLGIMLFGWERVNPRIHYLATIMVAFGANLSTFWILTANSWLQTPSGTELVNGKFIVNDYFQAILNPFMAKSFLHMFFATLETSLFVIGGISAWYILNQRHPAFFAKSFKIVLAAAIAVTPLQIYIGHLSAEQVYHYQPTKLAAIEAKWETTPAGETADWTLLAFPNEKAQKNDWELSIPNGLGYVLEFKKELSEPVLGLKYWKPEDRPRMVGLIYYAFRIMSGIGFFLAGLMLVTVFQWWRGKLSASEISQQRWLLRAWLFAAPLGYIAVESGWIVRCVGRQPWTVYGQIRTVDAASHLPPGEVLGSLLVFTTIYTILLISALYFGSKIIRQGPNLELSIPGEEKLVLETTPATHIPDSRPL; encoded by the coding sequence ATGGAATTTTTGTCTGATACCGTTGTTTTGTCACGGATTCAATTTGCCTTGACTGCAATTTTTCATATGCTATGGCCTGTGATCACAACAGGAATGGCAATTTATTTAGTGATTGTCGAAGGATTGTGGCTAAAAACTCGCAATCGAGACTATTATTATCATGCTAGATTTTGGTCAAAACTCTATGTTCTTAACTTTGGAATTGGTGTAGCATCCGGTTTACCAATGGAATTCCAATTTGGTACAAACTGGGCGCCCTTTTCAGAAGCCGTCGGAGATTTTTTTGGCAGTATTTTAGGCTTTGAAGGCTCAATGGCGTTCATGCTAGAAGCCGGATTTTTAGGAATTATGCTATTTGGCTGGGAGCGAGTTAATCCCCGGATTCATTACCTAGCAACTATCATGGTAGCATTTGGGGCGAATCTTTCTACCTTCTGGATTTTAACCGCCAATTCCTGGTTACAAACGCCATCGGGGACAGAATTAGTTAATGGAAAATTTATCGTTAATGACTACTTTCAAGCCATTCTAAATCCGTTTATGGCGAAAAGTTTTCTCCATATGTTTTTCGCTACCCTAGAAACCTCCCTATTTGTAATTGGTGGAATTAGTGCTTGGTATATCCTGAATCAACGCCATCCGGCTTTTTTTGCTAAGTCTTTCAAAATTGTCTTAGCGGCGGCGATTGCGGTCACTCCCCTACAAATTTATATTGGTCATTTAAGTGCTGAACAAGTCTATCATTATCAACCGACTAAATTAGCAGCAATAGAAGCAAAATGGGAAACGACTCCCGCCGGAGAAACTGCTGATTGGACGCTGTTAGCTTTCCCGAATGAAAAAGCCCAAAAAAATGATTGGGAATTGTCAATTCCTAACGGTTTAGGATATGTATTAGAGTTTAAAAAAGAACTATCTGAACCCGTTTTAGGTCTGAAATATTGGAAACCTGAAGACCGTCCTCGGATGGTGGGATTGATTTATTATGCCTTTCGGATTATGAGTGGAATTGGTTTCTTTTTGGCAGGTTTAATGCTAGTCACTGTATTTCAATGGTGGCGAGGAAAATTATCAGCTTCAGAAATTTCTCAACAACGTTGGTTATTACGCGCTTGGTTGTTCGCCGCACCTTTGGGATATATTGCAGTTGAATCGGGTTGGATTGTGCGTTGTGTGGGACGACAACCCTGGACAGTTTATGGGCAAATTCGCACCGTTGATGCAGCGTCTCATTTACCGCCAGGAGAGGTTTTAGGCTCGTTATTAGTATTTACAACAATTTACACAATTTTATTGATTTCTGCCCTCTATTTTGGCAGTAAAATTATTCGCCAAGGGCCGAATTTAGAACTCTCAATTCCTGGGGAAGAAAAACTGGTATTAGAGACAACTCCAGCTACCCATATCCCTGATAGTCGCCCCTTATAA
- the ribF gene encoding riboflavin biosynthesis protein RibF — translation MWITSSLDTILTPTAVALGNFDGLHRGHQQVIQPILSVKSQIDSRQPTEMLLANPAAHLTRDRFPLDSNLGESEFGYSTVVTFHPHPQEFFTGQPKKLLTPLDEKAEWLKRMGVKQLVLLPFDQQMAALSPLEFVEKILIQKLQPNYISVGIDFHFGKKRAGTVKDLEKIAGNYGIKVETVPLYLCENGERISSSEIRASLEQGAISRANQLLGRSYHVVGSVVQGQQLGRTIGFPTANLQLPPEKFLPRYGVYAVKVSETGVKSLTETGSDANFELVNHPGVMNIGCRPTVAGQNVTVEVHLLDWSGDLYGKTLNVSLEQFLRPEQKFSCLDALKTQIKADCLQAKEILYPM, via the coding sequence GTGTGGATAACATCATCGCTCGATACCATATTAACGCCTACTGCCGTTGCTTTAGGGAACTTTGATGGCTTACATCGGGGCCACCAACAGGTGATTCAGCCGATTTTAAGTGTAAAGTCGCAAATTGATTCCCGACAACCGACAGAGATGCTTTTAGCTAACCCCGCCGCCCATTTAACGCGGGATAGATTTCCTTTGGATAGTAATTTAGGAGAATCGGAATTCGGTTATAGTACAGTCGTAACCTTTCATCCCCATCCTCAAGAATTTTTTACAGGTCAACCCAAAAAGTTACTAACTCCCCTAGATGAAAAAGCGGAATGGTTAAAAAGAATGGGAGTAAAACAGTTAGTTTTATTGCCTTTTGATCAACAAATGGCGGCTTTATCTCCACTAGAATTTGTGGAAAAGATTTTAATTCAAAAATTACAACCTAATTATATTAGTGTCGGAATTGATTTTCACTTTGGGAAAAAACGGGCTGGAACTGTTAAGGATTTAGAAAAGATTGCCGGAAATTACGGAATTAAGGTAGAAACCGTTCCTTTATATTTATGTGAAAATGGCGAACGGATTAGCAGTTCAGAAATTCGCGCCTCCTTAGAACAAGGTGCGATTAGTCGAGCCAATCAATTATTAGGAAGATCCTATCATGTAGTTGGCTCAGTAGTTCAGGGTCAACAGTTAGGAAGAACTATCGGATTTCCCACAGCTAATTTACAATTACCCCCGGAAAAATTCTTACCTCGGTATGGGGTTTATGCAGTAAAAGTATCGGAAACTGGGGTGAAATCACTCACAGAAACCGGAAGTGATGCTAATTTTGAGTTAGTGAATCATCCGGGGGTGATGAATATTGGCTGTCGTCCAACGGTCGCAGGTCAAAACGTCACCGTAGAGGTTCATTTATTAGATTGGTCGGGGGATTTATATGGTAAAACCTTAAATGTTAGCCTAGAACAATTCCTGCGCCCAGAACAGAAATTTAGCTGTTTGGATGCCCTTAAAACTCAAATTAAGGCGGACTGTTTACAAGCTAAGGAGATACTATACCCCATGTAG
- a CDS encoding hypothetical protein (MoxR protein homolog), whose protein sequence is MKQRIELLKQNLSRTIVGKEDAIRLTLVALLAGGHALLEDVPGVGKTLLAKSLARSIAGQFHRIQCTPDLLPTDITGTNIWNPRTGEFEFLPGPIFTNILLTDEINRATPRTQSALLEVMEERQVTVDGVSRLVPKPFFVIATQNPIEYQGTFPLPEAQMDRFLLSLTLGYPTEAEELQMLQGLSHGITVDDLEPCISQDEVLEIQNWCRQIKIETSLQQYILNLVRATRESDEITLGVSPRGAISLHRATQALAFLSGRDYGTPDDVKYLAPHVLSHRLIPAGGRRAKTIIEQLLRTIAIP, encoded by the coding sequence ATGAAACAACGAATTGAACTTCTAAAACAGAATTTAAGCCGGACAATTGTAGGCAAAGAAGATGCCATTCGGCTGACGTTGGTAGCTTTATTAGCCGGGGGTCATGCACTATTAGAAGATGTTCCGGGTGTCGGTAAAACCCTATTAGCAAAATCCCTAGCCCGTTCGATAGCAGGACAGTTTCATCGGATACAATGTACACCGGATTTATTACCTACAGATATCACTGGAACTAATATTTGGAATCCCCGAACTGGGGAATTTGAATTTTTACCAGGGCCGATTTTTACTAATATTTTATTAACCGATGAAATTAACCGGGCGACGCCTCGAACTCAGTCCGCATTATTAGAAGTAATGGAAGAAAGACAAGTCACCGTTGATGGAGTTTCGCGGTTAGTTCCCAAACCATTTTTTGTCATCGCAACTCAAAACCCAATTGAATATCAAGGAACATTTCCCTTACCAGAAGCCCAAATGGATAGATTCTTATTATCCCTAACTTTAGGATATCCCACGGAAGCGGAAGAATTGCAAATGTTACAAGGATTATCTCATGGAATAACGGTAGATGATTTAGAACCTTGTATATCTCAGGATGAGGTATTAGAAATTCAAAATTGGTGTCGTCAAATTAAGATTGAAACATCATTACAACAGTATATTCTAAATTTAGTTAGAGCCACAAGAGAATCAGATGAAATCACTTTAGGGGTGAGTCCTCGCGGTGCTATTTCTTTACATCGAGCCACCCAAGCCCTAGCATTTTTATCAGGTAGAGATTATGGCACACCGGATGATGTCAAATACCTAGCGCCCCATGTATTATCCCATCGTTTAATTCCGGCGGGAGGAAGGCGGGCAAAAACAATTATTGAACAATTATTAAGGACAATTGCCATACCCTAG